One window from the genome of Salvia miltiorrhiza cultivar Shanhuang (shh) chromosome 7, IMPLAD_Smil_shh, whole genome shotgun sequence encodes:
- the LOC130994135 gene encoding 60S ribosomal protein L17-2-like produces the protein MLQILQAKYSREPDNITKSCKARGSDLRVHFKNTRETAYAIRKLPLGKAKRYLEDVLAHKQAIPLTRFCGGVGRTAHAKNRHSNGQGRWPVKSAKFILDLLKNAESNPEVKGLDVDALFISHIQVNQAQKQRRRTYRAHGRINPYMSSPCHIELILSEKEEHVKKEPDLQLATSKPRKS, from the exons atgctgCAAATTCTACAGGCGAAATACTCGAGAGAGCCCGATAACATCACTAAAT CTTGCAAGGCTAGGGGATCTGATCTCAGAGTTCATTTCAAG aaCACTAGGGAGACAGCGTACGCCATCAGGAAGTTGCCTTTGGGCAAGGCCAAGAGGTACTTGGAGGATGTGCTTGCCCACAAACAGGCCATACCTTTAACTCGTTTCTGTGGTGGTGTTGGGCGAACTGCTCACGCCAAGAACAGACACTCTAACGGACAAGGTCGCTGGCCAGTGAAATCTGCCAAGTTCATCTTGGATTTGCTCAAGAATGCCGAAAGTAATCCTGAG GTGAAAGGTTTGGATGTGGATGCACTATTCATTTCTCACATTCAGGTTAACCAGGCCCAGAAGCAAAGGCGCCGCACATACCGTGCCCATGGAAGGATTAACC CCTACATGTCGTCACCTTGCCATATTGAGTTGATTTTGTCAGAAAAGGAAGAGCATGTGAAAAAGGAG CCCGACTTGCAGTTGGCGACGAGCAAACCGAGGAAGTCTTGA
- the LOC130994134 gene encoding uncharacterized protein LOC130994134 gives MGFIMEFAENLVLRLMEDPNERDRKARERLYERKEQCKKTLEMHRLPLRPYGFWTFERHNAQIFWDEQISNVQGRRLLFHACGIIFAILLPICLSILRLLFSGHSMNWFANPFLAFLMFVPCSIVGLLVPRIIWKQFPLSQDVLVLSLSREELDDEARFWGAFGFYTLLTLHYLVSGLSGGFITFFVSVSMLPAWISYRLSVKTFGQQSLRSAASYVIPLVPCLMYSVYFGGFLAVFVIEKMGMTGSHPPPYGYFVPDAIVAAIVGLVTGWCFGPCIPVIGKWLAKPPIIQVLLHGSVLALAVSSQFFPYSNDAPKRVVFQHTIQTIDADQVSGVSFDFAVVDSNSLMFVFHHAPDAANALYGDKELSFDTVTQSDTQRWTGIFPINALFSRSLKFPTTNEEILKEYSKFPLVTSHISPSISTEGSRRVNLEFSLGSLKEVWVAVLNITGPLSNWSFANNIVPATVRIGNGPPSYICRLSGTGYENWTFWLEANTSERLRLDVAVVDLHLTEQTTKLKGLFPSWMDVIAFTSFLSSYTF, from the exons ATGGGGTTCATAATGGAATTTGCGGAGAATTTGGTGTTGCGATTGATGGAGGATCCAAACGAGAGAGACAGGAAAGCGAGGGAGAGATTGTACGAGCGGAAGGAGCAGTGCAAGAAGACTCTGGAGATGCATCGGTTGCCCCTGCGCCCCTATGGCTTCTGGACATTTGAGCGCCACAACGCTCAGATCTTCTGGGATGAGCAGATTAGCAATGTCCAAGGCCGCC GATTATTATTCCATGCCTGTGGGATCATATTTGCCATACTTCTGCCGATCTGTTTATCTATTCTGCGGTTACTATTCTCTGGACATTCCATGAACTG GTTTGCAAATCCATTTTTGGCGTTTCTAATGTTTGTGCCATGCTCAATTGTTGGTCTGTTGGTTCCAAGAATTATTTGGAAGCAATTTCCTCTATCTCAAGATGTTTTGGTTCTTTCATTATCACGGGAG gAATTGGATGATGAAGCAAGGTTCTGGGGAGCATTTGGGTTCTATACCCTCTTGACTTTG CATTA CCTTGTATCGGGGTTGAGTGGGGGTTTCATCACATTCTTTGTATCAGTTTCTATGCTTCCAGCTTGGATCTCCTATCGTCTATCGGTAAAGACATTTGGTCAACAATCTCTCAG GTCTGCAGCATCATATGTGATCCCTTTGGTACCTTGCCTGATGTACTCTGTATACTTTGGTGGATTTCTTGCTGTCTTTGTCATCGAAAAAATGGGCATGACAGGCTCTCATCCACCTCCTTATG GATATTTTGTTCCTGATGCAATAGTTGCCGCTATAGTTGGATTAGTGACAGGCTGGTGTTTTGGCCCTTGTATACCTGTTATTGGGAAATGGTTGGCAAAACCACCAATTATCCAAGTTTTGCTGCATGGAAGTGTTCTTGCGTTGGCTGTATCATCACAATTCTTTCCATATAGCAACGATGCACCAAAAAGGGTCGTTTTTCAGCATACGATTCAGACAATAG ATGCAGATCAAGTATCTGGAGTTAGTTTTGATTTTGCCGTAGTTGACTCCAATTCCCTGATGTTTGTTTTCCATCATGCACCTGACGCGGCAAATGCACTGTATGGTGATAAAGAATTAAGTTTTGACACGGTCACTCAATCAGATACTCAGAGATGGACG GGAATTTTTCCCATTAATGCTTTGTTTTCAAGAAGCCTGAAGTTTCCCACAACGAATGAAGAAATCTTGAAAGAATACTCAAAATTTCCACTTGTGACGTCTCACATATCCCCTAGCATCTCGACTGAGGGATCTCGGAGAGTCAACTTGGAGTTCTCGTTAGG TTCCTTGAAGGAGGTGTGGGTTGCAGTCCTCAACATTACAGGACCGTTATCAAATTGGTCATTTGCAAATAACATAGTTCCAG CTACTGTTAGAATTGGCAACGGGCCACCATCATACATTTGCAGACTGAGCGGCACAGGCTACGAGAATTGGACATTCTGGTTGGAG GCCAACACATCGGAACGTCTGAGGCTCGATGTTGCTGTGGTGGACCTGCATTTAACCGAGCAAACGACGAAATTGAAAGGCCTTTTTCCAAGTTGGATGGATGTCATTGCCTTCACAAGTTTCTTGTCTTCCTATACCTTCTAA